In Streptomyces longhuiensis, the following proteins share a genomic window:
- a CDS encoding GvpL/GvpF family gas vesicle protein, translating to MPAQASFLVNRGDSNASRREAKQCARAALDRVELRLTGPLPCHSFFSGEGTPVRTAGV from the coding sequence ATGCCCGCTCAAGCGTCTTTTCTCGTCAATCGCGGCGACAGCAATGCTTCCCGACGCGAGGCAAAGCAATGCGCTCGCGCGGCCCTTGACCGTGTGGAGCTGCGCCTTACTGGTCCGCTGCCTTGCCACAGCTTCTTCTCCGGTGAAGGTACTCCTGTTCGAACTGCTGGAGTGTGA
- a CDS encoding gas vesicle protein GvpG, which produces MARVCGLGWVAEKPNIPAEGELRNPGVLRAQPAAPNQDLGDRDISLEEFEREEERLTERLHTARGCSSAERSKVTSWITRKRWLWQLL; this is translated from the coding sequence ATGGCACGGGTCTGCGGCCTCGGGTGGGTGGCGGAGAAGCCGAATATCCCAGCCGAGGGTGAGTTGCGTAATCCAGGAGTGCTCCGGGCCCAGCCTGCTGCACCAAACCAGGACCTCGGAGACCGCGACATCAGCCTGGAGGAGTTCGAACGAGAAGAGGAGCGGCTGACCGAGCGGCTGCATACCGCACGAGGTTGTTCCTCCGCCGAACGATCGAAGGTGACCTCATGGATAACAAGGAAAAGGTGGCTCTGGCAGCTGCTGTAG
- a CDS encoding histone protein: MDNKEKVALAAAVVGGYVLGRTKKGRMALSIATYLAGRRFGLEPRQLAAEGMRRLGEIPQVAELQEQLQGEVLDAGRKAMTAAAERGMGTLAGAISERTALIGAKKGEGDEEEYAPDDEDAEDGDEEEEEEEEEEEEKPEAEYDEDQAEEEEPEDEYEEEEEEEEEEEEEPEAKPQPRRPAHGKKASAGREKPRAAKKTAAKKAPPRKKTAASKSAAKKTPAKKSAPAKKSAARKKTSSKRAASKRADRRR, encoded by the coding sequence ATGGATAACAAGGAAAAGGTGGCTCTGGCAGCTGCTGTAGTGGGCGGCTATGTGCTGGGCCGCACGAAGAAGGGCCGGATGGCTCTGTCCATTGCGACCTATCTGGCGGGTCGGCGGTTCGGTCTTGAACCTCGCCAGCTTGCGGCCGAGGGGATGCGCAGGCTGGGGGAGATTCCGCAGGTCGCCGAACTGCAGGAGCAGTTGCAGGGGGAGGTCCTGGACGCGGGCCGGAAGGCAATGACTGCCGCAGCCGAAAGGGGCATGGGCACGCTTGCCGGCGCTATCAGCGAGCGCACGGCCCTGATCGGCGCGAAGAAGGGCGAGGGAGACGAGGAGGAGTACGCCCCCGACGATGAGGACGCCGAGGACGGGGACGAAGAGGAAGAAGAGGAAGAGGAAGAGGAAGAGGAAAAGCCGGAGGCCGAGTACGACGAGGACCAGGCCGAGGAAGAAGAGCCGGAAGACGAATACGAGGAAGAAGAGGAAGAAGAGGAAGAGGAGGAAGAGGAGCCGGAAGCGAAGCCGCAGCCGCGCCGTCCGGCACACGGAAAGAAGGCCTCTGCCGGCAGAGAGAAGCCTCGTGCAGCCAAGAAGACCGCAGCGAAGAAGGCGCCGCCCAGGAAGAAGACCGCAGCCAGTAAATCAGCGGCGAAGAAGACTCCGGCGAAGAAGTCCGCGCCCGCCAAGAAGTCCGCGGCCAGGAAGAAGACGTCATCGAAGCGAGCAGCATCCAAGCGAGCCGATCGTCGGAGGTAG
- a CDS encoding SRPBCC family protein, which produces MAKTEKDQPAEEASGEEASGMDQLREELSKFLSAQVENLAEKAGEKLTDVTEKLTDASESGSLPAIGSRILQGDSPLKAFVSEKAKGVKDNVVGKVKDAFGGGKGKRKSSGGKVMNIIEVLDVGVPLRDAYDYWTQYDKFSSFAKGVRDVSKSDEVGSDWKVKVGPSSRSFKATVQEQIPDDRIVWTSEGAKGTTRGAVSFHELAPTLTRIVLVVEYYPSGFFEKTGNLWRAQGRRMRLDFKNFQRYVSLTNEEPEGWRGEIRDGEVVVSHEDAMEEEEAEQEEPEDEGDASEGADSAYEDEEEEEDEDEVEDEDGYEDEETAEDEPEDEDADEEGTEDEDEEADAARKRRGRSRRRG; this is translated from the coding sequence ATGGCCAAGACGGAGAAAGACCAACCCGCAGAAGAAGCTTCGGGTGAGGAAGCCTCGGGTATGGACCAGCTCCGCGAAGAGCTGTCCAAGTTCCTCTCCGCGCAAGTGGAAAATCTCGCCGAGAAGGCGGGAGAGAAACTGACCGACGTGACCGAGAAGCTCACCGACGCGTCCGAGTCCGGTTCGCTTCCGGCGATAGGATCCCGCATCCTGCAGGGCGACTCACCCCTGAAGGCGTTCGTCTCAGAAAAAGCAAAAGGCGTCAAGGACAACGTCGTCGGGAAGGTGAAGGACGCCTTTGGTGGAGGCAAGGGAAAGCGCAAGTCCAGCGGTGGCAAGGTCATGAACATCATCGAGGTTCTCGATGTAGGGGTGCCCCTGCGTGACGCTTACGACTACTGGACGCAGTACGACAAATTCAGCAGCTTCGCGAAGGGCGTTCGCGACGTCTCGAAGAGTGACGAGGTCGGGAGCGACTGGAAGGTCAAAGTCGGTCCATCCTCGCGTAGCTTCAAAGCGACTGTTCAGGAGCAGATTCCCGACGACCGTATTGTCTGGACCTCCGAAGGAGCCAAAGGCACCACTCGCGGCGCGGTCAGCTTCCATGAACTGGCACCCACCCTGACCCGAATCGTCCTCGTCGTGGAGTACTACCCATCAGGGTTCTTCGAGAAGACCGGCAACCTATGGCGGGCCCAAGGGCGCCGCATGCGACTGGACTTCAAGAACTTCCAGCGGTACGTCAGCCTCACCAACGAAGAACCCGAAGGCTGGCGCGGTGAAATCCGTGACGGTGAAGTCGTCGTGTCGCACGAGGACGCCATGGAAGAAGAGGAAGCCGAGCAGGAGGAACCCGAGGACGAGGGCGACGCGAGCGAGGGCGCCGACTCTGCGTACGAAGACGAGGAAGAGGAAGAAGACGAGGACGAGGTTGAAGACGAAGACGGCTACGAGGACGAGGAGACGGCGGAGGACGAGCCCGAAGACGAGGACGCAGACGAGGAGGGAACGGAAGACGAGGACGAGGAGGCAGACGCTGCCAGGAAGAGGAGAGGACGGAGTCGGCGCCGCGGATGA
- a CDS encoding DUF1990 family protein translates to MGVLLVSWEYMWRVTALHRTESSGDAGDLPPPLPAAHVDAFTKPLADGVGPMFHRRFSVRIEGAAMGPEELIDAVAADLNGPAPSTVAVFHRTRGRQGSSARPGDEYRVQMPGPWDGPVRVLDRDALSIRLGTLRGHLEAGQIQFWAGADDDVLEFGVEAWSRAGDRWADVLYSRLRVAKEIQFNMWVHFCLGAAGMAGGRPRGGVTIDTRRVSQDLL, encoded by the coding sequence ATGGGGGTACTGCTGGTTTCCTGGGAGTACATGTGGCGGGTTACCGCGCTGCACCGCACCGAGAGCAGCGGCGACGCCGGCGATCTGCCCCCTCCTCTGCCGGCGGCACATGTCGATGCGTTCACCAAGCCGCTGGCCGATGGAGTGGGCCCGATGTTCCATCGGCGCTTCAGCGTCCGAATCGAGGGCGCGGCGATGGGTCCCGAGGAACTGATCGACGCAGTGGCGGCGGATCTGAACGGGCCGGCGCCGTCGACCGTTGCGGTCTTCCACAGGACGCGAGGCAGGCAGGGCAGCTCCGCACGTCCCGGCGACGAGTACCGCGTGCAGATGCCGGGTCCGTGGGACGGTCCTGTCCGCGTGCTCGACCGCGATGCGCTCTCGATCAGGTTGGGCACGCTTCGCGGGCACTTGGAGGCGGGACAGATCCAGTTCTGGGCAGGGGCCGACGACGACGTGCTGGAGTTCGGCGTCGAGGCATGGTCGAGGGCGGGCGACCGCTGGGCCGATGTCCTCTACAGTCGGCTGCGGGTGGCCAAGGAGATCCAGTTCAACATGTGGGTGCATTTCTGCCTCGGTGCCGCCGGCATGGCCGGCGGACGCCCGCGGGGCGGCGTCACCATCGACACGCGTCGTGTTTCGCAGGATCTCTTGTAG
- a CDS encoding DUF1990 family protein: protein MADRQVNYEPLPGSRSRPTREACWSLDSLRHPIACEPSGDPEQGGAWEIACRLVRDYQFADPAILRSIYSGDGALLGRDMLLEGRFAGLRFDMGVRVTSVIDETRGCGGSESRVWGWSYQTLEGHLEQGELTYEVVKRLRTGAVEFCITGYSRRAPLTNPLIHAGFAAFGRPTQQRFYRASARRLQHLTHAELEGAAPLTPKTLPGYDSIVIAPNLWANTSSYRVCHGQ from the coding sequence TTGGCCGACCGTCAGGTCAACTATGAGCCTCTGCCCGGGAGCCGCAGCCGCCCCACCCGGGAGGCGTGCTGGAGCCTCGATTCCCTGCGCCACCCGATCGCCTGCGAACCCTCCGGCGATCCGGAACAGGGCGGCGCCTGGGAGATCGCCTGCCGCCTGGTCCGCGACTACCAGTTCGCGGATCCGGCCATCCTGCGCTCCATCTACAGCGGCGACGGCGCCCTGCTGGGCCGCGACATGCTCCTGGAAGGCCGGTTCGCCGGGCTCCGCTTCGACATGGGCGTACGAGTGACCTCCGTGATCGATGAGACGCGCGGCTGTGGCGGGTCGGAATCGCGCGTGTGGGGCTGGTCCTATCAGACCCTGGAAGGCCACCTGGAACAGGGTGAACTGACCTACGAAGTCGTCAAACGACTGCGGACCGGCGCCGTGGAGTTCTGTATCACCGGCTACTCGAGGCGAGCTCCGCTGACCAACCCCCTGATCCACGCCGGATTCGCCGCCTTCGGACGCCCCACCCAGCAACGCTTCTACCGCGCGAGCGCCCGACGGCTGCAGCACCTGACGCACGCAGAGCTAGAGGGCGCCGCCCCGCTGACACCCAAAACCCTCCCCGGCTACGACAGCATCGTCATCGCCCCTAACCTGTGGGCGAACACATCCTCATACAGGGTCTGTCACGGTCAGTGA
- a CDS encoding DUF6131 family protein, translating into MIILGVILLVVGLLTGLSILWTIGIIVLVIGAILWILGAMGHAVAGRRHYW; encoded by the coding sequence ATGATCATTCTCGGAGTGATTCTGCTGGTAGTCGGGCTCTTGACCGGCCTCTCGATCCTGTGGACCATCGGCATCATCGTGCTCGTCATCGGCGCCATTCTCTGGATTCTGGGCGCCATGGGCCACGCCGTCGCAGGACGACGCCACTACTGGTAG
- a CDS encoding alkaline shock response membrane anchor protein AmaP produces the protein MNGRSTLNRLLMALSGLVLLGGGLLILTAGLDLYRRLHLAAPAGWPLTTPHDVLLNNADRIGWSDQGWWWWPAVIAGLVLAAVLALLWLLAQLRRRRPASVNLGGTPPPESVELRGRALSNAVTAEARALPGVEQASAHVTGRAARPCLHVALTLTDHGTPAPVLQALCRGPVAHARDCTGLTHLPTQAQLDVGKHKARRAE, from the coding sequence ATGAACGGCCGATCCACACTCAACCGTCTCCTCATGGCCCTCAGTGGCCTGGTGCTGCTGGGCGGCGGTCTGCTGATCCTCACCGCAGGCCTCGACCTCTACCGCCGGCTCCACCTGGCCGCGCCCGCCGGCTGGCCCCTGACCACGCCCCACGACGTCCTACTCAACAACGCCGACCGCATCGGGTGGAGCGACCAGGGCTGGTGGTGGTGGCCCGCCGTCATCGCAGGCCTGGTTCTGGCCGCCGTTTTGGCCCTGCTCTGGCTGCTCGCGCAGCTGCGCCGTCGTCGCCCCGCTTCAGTGAACCTGGGCGGCACGCCTCCACCCGAAAGCGTCGAACTGCGGGGCCGCGCCCTCAGCAATGCGGTCACCGCCGAAGCGCGTGCCCTGCCCGGCGTCGAGCAGGCGAGCGCCCATGTCACCGGACGGGCGGCGCGGCCCTGCCTCCACGTGGCCCTCACACTGACGGATCACGGCACGCCCGCCCCCGTCCTGCAGGCGCTGTGCCGCGGCCCCGTGGCGCATGCGCGCGACTGCACCGGGTTGACCCACCTGCCCACCCAGGCACAACTGGACGTTGGCAAGCACAAGGCGCGCCGCGCGGAGTAG
- a CDS encoding DUF6286 domain-containing protein, with the protein MVALVTLCAAGVLLYDVIAVRAGHRAGAWRIRLAHELATRPVNDPWLLIAAAVAVILGLWLLILALTPGLRRLLPLRAPDGCADMGAWLDRRSAALVLRDAAMRVPGISGARVRVGRHRVTTRADVRFRDPATVRDELTQALQDQCRQLAVAHTPRLAIRLRHRTRR; encoded by the coding sequence TTGGTCGCACTGGTGACGCTCTGTGCCGCCGGGGTGCTTCTGTACGACGTGATCGCAGTGCGCGCCGGACATCGGGCCGGGGCATGGCGCATCCGCCTCGCCCACGAGCTGGCCACCCGCCCGGTCAACGACCCTTGGCTGCTGATCGCGGCCGCCGTCGCCGTCATCCTCGGCCTGTGGCTGCTCATCCTCGCCCTCACCCCCGGCCTGCGCCGACTGCTGCCGCTTCGGGCACCCGATGGCTGTGCCGACATGGGGGCCTGGCTGGACCGCAGGAGTGCCGCCCTGGTGTTGCGCGACGCCGCGATGCGTGTGCCTGGAATCAGCGGTGCCCGGGTCCGGGTCGGACGCCACCGCGTCACGACCCGCGCGGACGTCCGCTTCCGCGACCCCGCCACCGTCCGCGACGAGCTCACCCAGGCCCTGCAGGACCAGTGCCGTCAGCTCGCTGTGGCGCACACCCCGCGGCTGGCGATCCGCCTACGACACCGCACTCGTCGTTGA
- a CDS encoding Asp23/Gls24 family envelope stress response protein, whose translation MSTTTRSAGSAESPRGGYDAENPLPPAERGATVIPDRVVARIAARVASTALHRLTRPSPAHAELTAPGARATTYDGTAQLALTVDLPYPTDIAATCGQLQREVAERVAQLTGLDISEVMLTVRRLVIAGRSARVR comes from the coding sequence GTGAGCACCACCACCCGCAGCGCCGGATCAGCTGAGAGTCCCCGCGGCGGGTACGACGCCGAGAATCCCCTGCCGCCTGCCGAGCGCGGCGCGACAGTGATACCCGACCGGGTCGTGGCCCGCATCGCCGCACGGGTGGCGAGCACAGCCCTGCACCGGCTCACCCGCCCGTCACCTGCCCACGCGGAGCTGACCGCACCCGGTGCTCGCGCGACGACGTACGACGGGACGGCACAACTGGCACTGACGGTGGATCTTCCCTACCCCACTGACATCGCCGCCACCTGCGGGCAACTGCAGCGTGAGGTCGCCGAGCGGGTGGCCCAGCTGACCGGCCTGGACATCAGCGAGGTGATGCTGACCGTGCGGCGCCTGGTCATCGCGGGCCGGTCGGCTCGCGTCCGCTGA
- a CDS encoding mechanosensitive ion channel family protein — translation MNTATVGLAAGMALGFAAYFGGFWAFLLVAVLGAVGLVLGLVLQGDVDIFTRRQRDLSSRRQQ, via the coding sequence ATGAACACAGCAACAGTGGGTCTGGCAGCCGGAATGGCGCTGGGATTCGCCGCCTACTTCGGCGGATTCTGGGCCTTCCTTCTCGTGGCAGTCCTGGGCGCGGTGGGCTTGGTGCTGGGCCTCGTCCTGCAGGGTGACGTCGACATATTCACCCGGCGGCAGCGGGACCTGTCCAGCCGGCGGCAACAGTGA
- a CDS encoding Asp23/Gls24 family envelope stress response protein, with product MTDTTDRASTGQDGSAGTATMLKGPTGAGTSPETRGQTTIADGVVAKIAGMAAREVPGIHNLGAGMTRAIGAVRERVPGGGTGGVSRGVKVEVGERQAALDIDVVVEYGFPIVEVASEVRVNVISAVERMTGLEVVEVNLVVDDVHLDDEDDAEPSEGRVQ from the coding sequence ATGACGGACACCACCGACCGTGCGTCCACCGGACAGGACGGCTCTGCCGGGACGGCGACCATGTTGAAGGGGCCGACCGGCGCGGGCACCTCACCCGAAACGAGGGGCCAGACCACCATCGCCGACGGCGTCGTTGCCAAGATCGCGGGAATGGCTGCCCGCGAGGTACCCGGTATCCACAATCTGGGCGCAGGTATGACCCGTGCCATCGGAGCCGTCCGTGAGCGCGTCCCAGGCGGAGGGACCGGCGGTGTCAGCCGCGGAGTGAAGGTAGAGGTAGGCGAGCGTCAGGCTGCATTGGACATCGATGTCGTCGTCGAGTACGGCTTCCCCATCGTCGAGGTGGCGTCGGAAGTGCGCGTCAACGTCATCTCCGCCGTCGAACGCATGACGGGCCTTGAGGTCGTCGAGGTGAACCTCGTCGTCGACGACGTGCACCTAGACGACGAAGACGACGCGGAGCCGAGCGAAGGCCGGGTCCAGTGA
- a CDS encoding RNA polymerase sigma factor produces MTHSAGPSPRRTACPGSPPDPPVPGTADGLLTAPDDLLATRAGEGDEEAFAILVRRHSRPLLALASHTLGNVQDAEDAVQDAFISAWRSLPEFRHASAFSTWMYRITVNRCLNSLRRRPAPVPLNSVAEPAAPGTRSSPAQAAEQDALTEALVNALGALEPQQRVCWILRELHGLTYEQIAHVTGTTEQTVRGRLYRARRSLKEALGPWR; encoded by the coding sequence ATGACGCACAGTGCCGGCCCTTCCCCGCGCAGAACGGCCTGCCCCGGGTCACCCCCGGACCCCCCTGTCCCGGGCACAGCCGACGGGCTGCTCACCGCGCCGGACGACCTGCTGGCGACACGCGCCGGCGAAGGCGACGAGGAAGCCTTCGCCATCCTGGTGCGGCGCCACAGTCGTCCCCTGCTCGCCCTGGCCTCCCACACGCTGGGCAACGTCCAAGATGCCGAGGACGCCGTGCAGGACGCGTTCATCAGCGCCTGGAGGAGCCTTCCCGAATTCCGCCACGCCTCGGCGTTCAGCACATGGATGTACCGCATCACCGTCAACCGCTGCCTGAACTCCCTGCGCCGCCGGCCGGCACCGGTACCGTTGAACTCGGTGGCCGAACCCGCCGCCCCCGGCACACGCAGCTCGCCCGCGCAGGCAGCCGAACAGGACGCCCTCACCGAAGCCCTGGTCAACGCGCTCGGCGCGCTGGAACCGCAGCAGCGGGTCTGCTGGATCCTGCGGGAACTGCACGGACTGACCTACGAACAGATCGCCCACGTGACCGGCACCACCGAGCAGACGGTCCGCGGGAGACTCTACCGAGCACGCCGATCCCTGAAGGAGGCACTGGGCCCATGGCGCTAG
- a CDS encoding Asp23/Gls24 family envelope stress response protein, which yields MALDDHPPQPPELGRQPPSPDGSPLDEVRRHAGDELLTCGRTLSHAWEQARDTGPPADPHLADCPYCRDAVEGLAALDTATQALREQTKPSTQNLIARVMDSVRDEVRLGSMLPLNDPTRTLQIAEHTAATALRRAADAIPGVTAASCRLTRADQGTGVSVSITLAAGMDHPLPETADLVRRSVVDAADHALGLGVTAVDVTVIDVRHAPVSPNRADTTRNGPGGIP from the coding sequence ATGGCGCTAGACGACCATCCCCCCCAGCCTCCCGAGCTCGGACGCCAACCGCCCTCGCCAGACGGCTCACCTCTCGACGAGGTCCGCCGTCACGCCGGGGACGAACTGCTCACCTGCGGGCGCACCCTTAGCCACGCCTGGGAACAGGCCCGGGACACCGGTCCGCCCGCCGACCCCCACCTCGCCGACTGCCCCTACTGCCGCGACGCCGTCGAAGGACTGGCCGCACTGGACACAGCTACGCAGGCCCTGCGGGAACAGACGAAACCCAGCACACAGAACCTCATCGCCCGCGTCATGGACAGCGTCCGGGACGAGGTACGACTGGGGTCGATGCTGCCCCTGAACGACCCCACGCGCACCCTGCAGATCGCCGAACACACCGCGGCCACCGCGCTACGGCGCGCAGCAGACGCGATACCCGGCGTCACCGCCGCCAGCTGCCGCCTCACCCGAGCCGACCAGGGCACCGGCGTAAGTGTGAGCATCACCCTGGCTGCCGGCATGGACCACCCCCTGCCCGAGACGGCTGACCTGGTGCGCCGCTCGGTAGTAGATGCCGCCGACCATGCCCTGGGCCTGGGAGTGACAGCAGTGGACGTCACGGTCATCGACGTGCGCCATGCACCCGTATCACCGAACCGCGCAGACACCACCCGCAATGGACCGGGCGGCATCCC